In Lachnospiraceae bacterium, one DNA window encodes the following:
- a CDS encoding phosphoglucomutase/phosphomannomutase family protein, with translation MVKFGTGGWRAIIGEEFTKENIQKLTLAMCLKMKAEHKDTKSVVIGYDRRFLSKEAVIWACQILGKEGIHVQFVNRSAPTPLLMFYVMKHELDYGMMVTASHNPAIYNGIKVFTYGGRDADEIQTKDIEKWLLEAEKLYTPCHEEDGQMPPPGYTELVKQGIVEEINPMNEYLDNILSVINVDAIRKRDLRVAVDPMYGVSLTALSTILAVARCTVETINAQHDTLFGGKMPAPAQDTLKNLQNYVLDRYCDIGIATDGDADRLGVIDDKGHYLHANQILVMLYYYLLKYKGWRGDAVRNLATTHMLDKVAESFGQKCYEVPVGFKYISAKMQETGAIIGGESSGGLTVKGHIHGKDGIYAASLLVEMIAVTGKSLSGIVKDIEDQYGETHMEERSYRFTAEEKARIHRMLLEEQKLPQLPFEVSRVSYQDGCKVYFKNGGWVSARFSGTEPLLRIFCEMEKEEDAVRACVVFERFLSL, from the coding sequence ATGGTAAAATTTGGAACTGGCGGCTGGCGTGCGATCATCGGAGAAGAGTTTACCAAGGAAAATATACAGAAACTGACCTTAGCCATGTGCCTGAAAATGAAGGCAGAACATAAAGATACAAAAAGTGTGGTCATCGGTTATGACCGTCGTTTCCTTTCCAAAGAGGCTGTGATCTGGGCATGTCAGATCCTTGGAAAAGAAGGAATCCATGTACAGTTTGTAAACCGCAGCGCACCAACACCTCTGTTAATGTTTTATGTGATGAAACATGAACTGGACTATGGAATGATGGTCACAGCCAGCCATAATCCGGCAATCTACAATGGTATCAAGGTGTTTACATATGGAGGAAGGGATGCAGATGAAATCCAGACAAAGGACATTGAAAAATGGCTTTTGGAAGCAGAAAAACTGTATACACCATGTCATGAAGAAGATGGGCAGATGCCGCCGCCAGGTTACACAGAACTGGTGAAACAGGGCATTGTAGAAGAAATCAATCCAATGAATGAATATCTGGATAATATCTTATCTGTGATCAACGTAGATGCGATCAGAAAGAGAGATTTAAGGGTAGCAGTTGATCCCATGTATGGTGTCAGCCTGACGGCTTTAAGCACCATTCTGGCAGTTGCAAGATGTACGGTAGAGACCATTAATGCCCAGCATGATACGCTTTTTGGAGGTAAGATGCCGGCACCGGCACAAGATACCCTTAAGAACCTTCAGAACTATGTGCTGGACCGTTATTGTGATATTGGCATTGCAACGGACGGTGATGCAGACAGGTTAGGCGTTATTGATGATAAGGGGCATTATCTTCATGCCAACCAGATTTTAGTTATGCTGTATTATTATCTTCTGAAATATAAAGGATGGCGGGGGGATGCTGTGCGCAATCTGGCAACTACCCATATGTTAGATAAGGTAGCAGAAAGCTTTGGCCAGAAATGTTACGAAGTGCCGGTAGGTTTTAAGTATATTTCTGCAAAGATGCAGGAGACAGGTGCGATCATTGGCGGTGAATCTTCCGGTGGGCTGACTGTAAAAGGACATATCCATGGAAAAGACGGCATCTACGCTGCAAGCCTTCTTGTAGAAATGATCGCTGTTACAGGTAAGAGCCTTTCTGGAATTGTAAAGGATATTGAAGACCAGTATGGGGAAACTCATATGGAAGAGCGCAGCTATCGCTTTACAGCAGAAGAAAAGGCGCGGATCCATAGAATGCTGTTAGAAGAACAGAAACTGCCACAACTGCCGTTTGAGGTGTCCCGTGTTTCTTATCAGGACGGCTGCAAGGTCTACTTTAAAAATGGCGGCTGGGTAAGCGCCAGATTTTCAGGTACTGAGCCGCTGCTGCGTATCTTTTGCGAAATGGAAAAAGAGGAAGATGCAGTTCGCGCCTGTGTGGTATTTGAACGCTTTTTGAGTCTGTAA
- a CDS encoding stage 0 sporulation family protein, with amino-acid sequence MLTVIGVRFRTAGKIYYFDPAGRQIKIGDHVIVETARGIEYGYVVLGNREVDETKVIPPLKPVIRMATDEDRAIEAKNKEKEKEAFKICQEKIKKHNLEMKLIDAEYTFDNNKVLFYFTADGRIDFRELVKDLASIFKTRIELRQVGVRDETKIMGGIGICGRPLCCHSYLSEFIPVSIKMAKEQNLSLNPTKISGVCGRLMCCLKNEEETYEVLNSRLPGLGDAVTTSDGLKGEVHSVNVLRQTVKVIVIVDKDEKEIREYKVDQLKFKPRRKKGKGGEKQEEAAELKKLEALEKREGKSKLNDK; translated from the coding sequence ATGTTGACAGTAATCGGAGTGCGCTTTCGGACTGCGGGAAAGATCTACTATTTTGATCCGGCAGGCCGTCAGATAAAGATCGGAGATCATGTGATCGTTGAAACTGCCAGAGGCATTGAATACGGTTATGTAGTTTTAGGAAACAGGGAAGTAGATGAGACAAAGGTAATACCACCTTTAAAGCCGGTGATCCGTATGGCAACAGATGAGGACCGCGCCATTGAGGCAAAAAATAAAGAAAAAGAAAAAGAGGCATTTAAGATCTGCCAGGAAAAGATCAAAAAACACAACCTGGAGATGAAACTGATCGATGCGGAATATACATTCGATAATAATAAGGTGCTGTTTTACTTTACGGCAGATGGAAGAATTGACTTTAGAGAGCTGGTAAAGGATCTTGCAAGTATATTTAAGACCCGTATCGAGCTGCGCCAGGTAGGTGTGAGAGATGAGACTAAGATCATGGGAGGAATCGGTATCTGCGGAAGACCGCTGTGCTGTCATTCTTATCTGTCTGAGTTTATCCCGGTTTCTATTAAAATGGCAAAGGAGCAGAACCTGTCTTTAAATCCGACTAAAATATCCGGTGTATGCGGAAGACTGATGTGCTGCCTGAAAAATGAAGAAGAGACCTATGAAGTATTAAACAGCAGGCTTCCGGGACTTGGTGATGCAGTTACAACTTCAGACGGCCTTAAAGGAGAAGTACACAGTGTCAATGTTCTGCGCCAGACTGTAAAAGTGATCGTGATCGTGGATAAGGATGAAAAAGAGATTCGTGAGTACAAGGTGGATCAGTTAAAATTCAAGCCCAGAAGGAAGAAGGGCAAAGGCGGCGAAAAACAGGAAGAAGCTGCAGAGTTAAAGAAACTGGAAGCACTGGAAAAACGGGAAGGAAAGTCAAAGCTGAATGATAAATAG
- a CDS encoding tRNA1(Val) (adenine(37)-N6)-methyltransferase, whose protein sequence is MEHSWRQEGNILLRDDERIDDLQRNHYGIIQRKGTFCFGMDAVLLSGFAVVKPGEKVLDLGTGTGIIPILLEAKTEGKHFTGLEIQEESADMARRSVKYNHLEEKVEIVTGDIKEAGSRFALASFDVVISNPPYMNDAHGIKNPGDAKAIARHEVLCTLDDVVREGTRVLKPGGRFYMVHRPRRLIEILQTMKQYGLEPKRMKFVHPYKDREANMVLVEAVRGGKALMKVEAPVIVFDENGEYSQEIRTTYGY, encoded by the coding sequence ATGGAACACAGCTGGAGACAGGAAGGAAATATCCTTTTAAGAGATGATGAGCGGATCGATGATCTTCAGAGAAATCATTATGGCATTATCCAGAGAAAAGGTACCTTTTGTTTTGGCATGGATGCAGTTCTGTTGTCCGGTTTTGCAGTGGTAAAGCCGGGAGAGAAAGTATTGGATCTGGGAACAGGTACGGGTATTATTCCTATTCTTTTAGAGGCAAAAACAGAAGGAAAGCATTTTACCGGTCTTGAGATCCAGGAAGAGTCTGCGGATATGGCCAGGAGAAGTGTGAAATACAATCATCTGGAAGAAAAGGTGGAGATCGTAACAGGAGATATCAAGGAGGCCGGAAGCAGGTTTGCACTGGCTTCTTTTGATGTAGTCATCAGCAATCCGCCTTATATGAATGATGCCCACGGGATCAAAAATCCGGGGGATGCCAAGGCTATTGCCCGTCATGAGGTGCTTTGTACCTTAGATGATGTGGTAAGGGAAGGCACAAGGGTGCTAAAACCAGGGGGACGATTTTACATGGTCCACAGGCCGAGAAGACTGATCGAAATATTACAGACCATGAAGCAGTATGGTCTGGAGCCCAAACGGATGAAATTTGTACATCCCTATAAGGACCGGGAAGCTAATATGGTACTCGTTGAAGCAGTAAGAGGCGGAAAAGCTTTGATGAAGGTGGAAGCGCCGGTTATTGTGTTTGATGAGAACGGGGAGTATTCACAGGAGATACGGACTACGTATGGGTATTAA
- the rsmI gene encoding 16S rRNA (cytidine(1402)-2'-O)-methyltransferase has translation MTGKLYLCATPIGNLEDITYRVLKTLKEADLIAAEDTRHSIKLLNHFDIKTPMTSYHEYNKVEKAKYLVEKMAEGTNIALITDAGTPGISDPGEELVRQCYEAGIPVTSLPGPAACITALTMSGLPTRRFCFEAFLPAEKSDKKERQRILEELKKETRTMIVYEAPHHLVATLEDLYGALGNRKITICRELTKKFESAFQTTFEEALAHYETEEPKGECVIVIAGKPVEEIREEEIRAWEEMPIEEHMEHYLSQGMDKKEAMKAVAKDRGISKRDVYQQLL, from the coding sequence ATGACAGGAAAATTATATTTGTGTGCAACACCCATCGGTAATCTGGAAGATATTACCTACCGGGTGTTAAAAACATTAAAAGAGGCAGATCTGATCGCCGCAGAGGATACAAGACATAGTATCAAGCTGTTAAATCATTTTGACATAAAAACGCCTATGACCAGTTATCATGAGTATAACAAGGTGGAAAAGGCAAAATATCTGGTAGAGAAAATGGCAGAGGGAACCAACATTGCCCTGATCACCGATGCGGGAACTCCAGGAATCTCTGATCCGGGAGAAGAACTGGTAAGACAGTGCTATGAAGCAGGTATTCCAGTGACTTCCCTTCCAGGTCCGGCTGCCTGCATCACAGCCCTTACCATGTCCGGGCTTCCTACCAGAAGGTTCTGCTTTGAGGCATTTCTGCCTGCAGAAAAAAGTGATAAAAAAGAGCGCCAGAGGATTTTGGAAGAGCTGAAAAAAGAGACCAGGACCATGATCGTCTATGAAGCTCCTCATCATCTGGTGGCAACATTAGAAGATCTGTATGGGGCATTGGGAAACCGGAAGATCACTATCTGCAGGGAACTTACCAAAAAGTTTGAAAGTGCCTTCCAGACTACCTTTGAAGAAGCACTGGCCCACTACGAAACCGAAGAACCAAAAGGCGAGTGTGTCATCGTTATTGCCGGAAAGCCGGTAGAAGAGATCCGTGAAGAAGAGATACGCGCCTGGGAAGAGATGCCTATTGAAGAGCATATGGAGCATTATCTGTCACAGGGAATGGACAAAAAAGAAGCAATGAAAGCAGTTGCAAAGGATAGAGGCATATCCAAGAGGGATGTGTATCAGCAGCTGCTGTAA
- a CDS encoding response regulator has translation MYKVVVVEDEEIARKGIIFTINWEALNCMIAGEAANGEEGAAVIRRLSPDIIVTDLKMPRMDGVEMIQMLRCEGNRAKFIILTAYGDFKYAQSAVKLGVSDYLLKPLKDGDLEQAVTRIIAQLEERDQIRQKEEEETPVFRFNAGRKAKNKYVEQAIKHICEHYKEDINISTVAEQLQISEGYLSRVFKKETDYTFTTYLSHYRMKVAMELLKEGKLKVYEVADSVGYSDTAYFSAQFKKVVGIAPSEYQERVRGY, from the coding sequence ATGTATAAAGTAGTAGTGGTAGAAGATGAAGAAATCGCCAGAAAAGGTATTATATTTACTATTAACTGGGAAGCGTTAAACTGCATGATCGCTGGGGAAGCAGCTAATGGGGAAGAAGGGGCAGCGGTGATCCGCCGTCTTTCGCCGGATATTATTGTTACAGATCTGAAAATGCCCCGTATGGACGGCGTGGAAATGATCCAGATGCTGCGTTGTGAGGGAAACAGGGCGAAATTCATTATCCTGACAGCTTATGGGGATTTTAAATATGCCCAGAGTGCAGTGAAGCTGGGAGTCAGTGATTACCTGTTAAAACCATTAAAAGACGGTGATCTTGAACAGGCAGTGACTCGTATTATTGCCCAGTTAGAGGAAAGAGACCAGATCCGGCAGAAGGAAGAGGAGGAAACGCCTGTTTTCCGGTTTAATGCAGGCAGAAAAGCGAAAAATAAATATGTAGAGCAGGCAATTAAACATATCTGTGAACATTATAAAGAAGATATCAATATCAGCACTGTGGCAGAGCAGCTGCAGATCAGCGAAGGCTATTTAAGCCGCGTATTCAAAAAAGAAACGGATTATACATTTACAACCTATCTTTCCCATTACCGCATGAAGGTGGCAATGGAATTATTAAAAGAGGGAAAGTTAAAGGTATATGAGGTGGCGGATTCAGTGGGGTATTCAGATACTGCCTATTTCAGTGCCCAGTTTAAGAAAGTAGTGGGGATAGCACCATCAGAGTACCAGGAACGGGTCCGGGGATACTGA
- a CDS encoding AbrB/MazE/SpoVT family DNA-binding domain-containing protein, translating into MKTTGVIRKLDELGRITLPIELRRSLDLDVKDALEITVEDDCIILKKAENADIFTGVTEDLIEYEGKKVSKASILALAKLAGLKITE; encoded by the coding sequence ATGAAAACAACAGGGGTTATAAGAAAACTGGACGAGCTTGGGCGGATCACTCTTCCCATCGAGCTTAGACGAAGCCTGGATCTGGACGTAAAAGACGCCCTTGAGATCACAGTCGAAGATGACTGCATCATCCTGAAAAAGGCAGAAAACGCAGATATCTTCACCGGTGTAACAGAAGATCTGATTGAATACGAGGGAAAGAAAGTTTCCAAAGCATCCATTCTGGCCCTGGCAAAGCTAGCCGGACTGAAGATAACAGAATAA
- a CDS encoding ketoacyl-ACP synthase III, which yields MTTKIIGTGSYVPAQIVTNDDLSKIVETNDQWIRSRTGIGERRIATDDSTSDMAAKAAKKAIEQAGIDPAQIDLIILGTSSPDYCFPNGACEIQAKVGAVNAACFDISSACTGFVFALSTAHAYISSGLYKTALVVGADLLSKLVDWTDRSTCVLFGDGAGAAVVTAAESGIIGLNMHSNGAKGGVLTCGSRSTGNFLLGKKPELGYMTMEGQEVFKFAVKQVPECIKEVLEETGNTADDIDLFVIHQANYRIIESIAKRLKVDLEKFPVNMEHYGNTSGASVPILLDELNRSGKLKQGDKLVLAGFGAGLTWGAMLLEW from the coding sequence ATGACTACAAAAATTATAGGAACCGGTTCTTATGTACCGGCGCAGATTGTAACCAATGATGACCTGTCAAAGATCGTTGAAACCAATGACCAGTGGATCCGCAGCCGCACGGGGATCGGAGAGAGAAGGATCGCAACAGACGACAGTACATCAGATATGGCGGCAAAAGCAGCTAAGAAAGCTATTGAGCAGGCGGGAATAGATCCTGCGCAGATCGATCTGATCATTCTGGGTACTTCATCACCGGATTACTGCTTTCCAAATGGAGCCTGTGAGATCCAGGCAAAGGTGGGCGCAGTTAATGCAGCCTGCTTTGATATCAGTTCTGCATGTACCGGTTTCGTATTTGCTTTAAGCACTGCACATGCCTATATTTCTTCCGGTCTTTATAAGACAGCTCTTGTGGTCGGTGCTGATCTGTTAAGCAAGTTAGTAGACTGGACAGACAGAAGCACCTGTGTCCTCTTTGGAGACGGAGCAGGAGCAGCAGTAGTAACAGCAGCTGAAAGTGGTATCATCGGCCTGAACATGCATTCTAATGGAGCCAAAGGCGGGGTACTTACCTGTGGCAGCCGTTCTACCGGAAACTTCTTATTAGGAAAGAAACCGGAGCTTGGCTATATGACCATGGAAGGACAGGAAGTGTTCAAATTTGCTGTAAAGCAGGTACCGGAGTGCATTAAAGAGGTTCTGGAAGAAACTGGAAATACAGCAGATGATATTGACCTGTTTGTGATCCATCAGGCAAATTACCGCATTATTGAGTCTATTGCAAAACGCCTGAAGGTGGATCTGGAAAAGTTTCCGGTAAACATGGAACATTATGGAAATACCTCCGGCGCATCTGTACCGATCTTACTGGATGAATTAAACAGGTCCGGAAAGCTGAAGCAGGGAGATAAGCTGGTTTTAGCCGGATTTGGTGCTGGTCTTACCTGGGGTGCCATGCTGTTAGAGTGGTAA
- a CDS encoding sensor histidine kinase, with the protein MRILNKLSFHKKIFLACLLTALVPLLCSSVVMIRLFTAALERQDLDEGRTQIIKAEARLEAVFEKCEEACQTIAADKKTARTMIEKSEADHQREMYLSLYQATQETSGYAQFSIYDAGGHLLYTTDTEGKEKDLPVFWGLLRKASKTDDIVYYRTDSDLSITDRDILLQGARPLYTEGGARTGYIVFDFTRENLDDLLGAEVSSGDMLLLLDAHKRMVYCSGQDKIQVRPGDKMEKILENRKMSDAGHDREQYLVSNKGKNGFYFLLCRQAPMSQPAVQTMWTVSLCLSALGLFLCLAVSGVLTGSIARPVQTLDEAMEKVKKGDLSIRIHPQSNDEMGRLTSSFNQMTEDLGRYLEDKVQRQKDLNETKLKLYQTQLNPHFLYNTLDTIKWEARIRQMPRIAVLAENLAVILRKSISSKLFIPLKEELETIDSYVEVQEIRFTGRFLCEKEIPDQLEECLVPKMILQPLVENAILHGLEGCENGYICIYAGREGDVLNISITDNGCGMSPEILAWINSPEPEKRDGHLGLYNIMRILKLYYGNEYGLKAEVTEDGTTVTLSLPVRMEGDDV; encoded by the coding sequence ATGAGGATATTAAATAAGCTTTCATTTCATAAAAAGATCTTCCTGGCCTGTCTGCTGACAGCGCTGGTGCCTTTATTGTGTTCCAGTGTGGTTATGATCCGGCTGTTTACAGCAGCTCTTGAACGTCAGGATTTAGATGAAGGGCGGACTCAGATTATAAAGGCAGAGGCAAGACTGGAAGCAGTTTTTGAAAAATGCGAGGAAGCCTGCCAGACTATTGCAGCAGATAAAAAAACGGCCCGGACTATGATCGAAAAAAGTGAGGCAGACCATCAAAGGGAAATGTATCTTTCTTTATATCAGGCTACACAGGAAACATCCGGCTATGCTCAGTTTTCCATTTATGATGCAGGTGGTCATCTGCTTTATACAACTGACACAGAAGGAAAGGAAAAAGATCTGCCAGTATTCTGGGGGCTGTTAAGAAAGGCATCAAAGACAGATGATATTGTATATTACCGCACAGATTCTGATCTTTCTATTACAGACAGAGATATTTTGCTTCAGGGGGCAAGACCGTTATATACAGAGGGCGGCGCCAGGACGGGGTATATTGTTTTTGATTTTACCAGGGAAAATCTGGATGACCTTTTAGGAGCAGAAGTGTCATCTGGTGATATGCTGCTGCTTTTAGATGCTCATAAACGGATGGTGTACTGTTCAGGTCAGGACAAGATTCAGGTTCGCCCAGGTGACAAGATGGAAAAGATATTGGAAAACAGGAAAATGTCTGATGCAGGCCATGACAGGGAACAGTATCTGGTAAGTAACAAAGGCAAAAATGGTTTTTATTTTCTGTTATGCCGTCAGGCACCCATGAGCCAGCCGGCTGTCCAGACCATGTGGACCGTCAGCCTGTGCCTGTCGGCGCTGGGATTATTTTTATGTCTGGCTGTATCTGGTGTACTTACAGGAAGTATTGCCCGCCCGGTACAGACATTAGACGAAGCTATGGAAAAAGTAAAAAAGGGAGATCTTTCCATCCGCATCCATCCGCAGTCAAATGATGAAATGGGCCGCCTGACCAGCAGCTTTAACCAGATGACGGAAGATCTGGGGCGATATCTGGAAGATAAGGTTCAGAGGCAGAAAGACCTTAATGAAACAAAATTAAAATTATACCAGACCCAGTTAAATCCTCATTTTCTCTATAATACACTGGATACTATTAAATGGGAAGCGAGGATACGCCAGATGCCACGGATCGCTGTGCTGGCGGAAAATCTGGCGGTTATATTGCGAAAAAGCATTTCCAGTAAGCTGTTTATCCCTTTAAAAGAGGAATTAGAGACCATTGACAGTTATGTAGAAGTACAGGAGATCCGTTTTACCGGACGTTTCTTGTGCGAAAAGGAGATACCGGATCAGTTAGAGGAGTGCCTGGTTCCGAAAATGATTTTACAGCCATTAGTGGAAAATGCTATCCTACATGGTCTGGAAGGCTGTGAAAATGGATATATCTGTATTTACGCAGGTCGTGAAGGGGATGTTTTAAATATTTCTATCACCGATAATGGATGTGGAATGAGTCCAGAGATACTGGCCTGGATCAACAGCCCGGAACCAGAGAAAAGGGACGGGCACCTGGGGCTTTATAATATTATGAGGATATTAAAATTGTACTATGGAAATGAATATGGTCTGAAGGCAGAGGTGACAGAAGATGGAACAACTGTCACTTTAAGTCTTCCTGTCAGGATGGAGGGGGACGATGTATAA
- the holB gene encoding DNA polymerase III subunit delta', with product MLIFKDILVHEQIKEHFQNAAAIGKVSHAYILSGEAGMGKKTLANAFAMTLLCEEEGKEPCMHCHACKQVLSGNHPDLIYVTHEKPASMGVDDIREQINDTIMVRPYSSQYKIYIVDEAQKMTVQAQNALLKTIEEPPAYAVIMLLTTNPDAFLQTILSRCVQLKLKPLKDSVVKGYLEDKLQVKDVQAEIYSAFARGNLGKAIHLAQSEDFKMMYEEILRLLKEIKDMDISQLLDVIRKLKDDNTDIKECLDFMQMWYRDILMYKTTKDLNLLIFKDEFSAVKKAASLSSYEGLERILEAIDKARVRLDANVNMELVMELLLLTMKEN from the coding sequence ATGCTTATATTTAAAGACATCTTGGTACATGAACAGATTAAAGAGCATTTTCAGAACGCTGCAGCAATAGGAAAGGTTTCCCATGCTTATATCTTAAGCGGTGAAGCAGGAATGGGAAAGAAAACCCTTGCCAATGCTTTTGCCATGACGCTTTTGTGTGAAGAAGAGGGAAAAGAGCCGTGTATGCATTGTCACGCCTGTAAGCAGGTCCTTTCTGGAAACCACCCGGATCTGATCTATGTAACACATGAAAAACCGGCTAGTATGGGTGTAGATGATATACGTGAACAGATCAATGATACTATTATGGTGCGCCCGTACAGCAGCCAGTATAAGATCTACATTGTAGATGAAGCACAGAAAATGACGGTTCAGGCCCAGAATGCCCTTTTAAAGACCATAGAGGAGCCGCCGGCCTATGCAGTGATCATGCTTTTGACTACGAATCCGGATGCATTTTTACAGACCATTCTTTCACGATGTGTACAGCTGAAACTGAAACCATTAAAAGACTCTGTTGTGAAGGGTTATCTGGAAGACAAGCTTCAGGTAAAGGATGTTCAGGCAGAAATATACAGTGCGTTTGCAAGAGGAAATCTGGGCAAGGCAATCCATCTGGCCCAGTCTGAGGACTTTAAGATGATGTATGAAGAGATTTTAAGGCTGTTAAAAGAGATCAAGGATATGGATATTTCCCAGCTTTTAGATGTGATCCGTAAATTAAAAGATGATAATACGGATATTAAGGAATGTCTGGATTTTATGCAGATGTGGTACCGGGATATCCTGATGTATAAAACAACGAAGGACTTAAACCTTCTTATTTTCAAAGATGAATTTTCGGCAGTAAAGAAGGCGGCATCTTTAAGCAGCTATGAAGGGCTGGAACGGATCTTAGAGGCGATTGACAAAGCCAGAGTCCGTTTGGATGCCAATGTAAATATGGAACTGGTCATGGAGCTTCTGCTTCTGACTATGAAAGAGAATTAA
- a CDS encoding extracellular solute-binding protein: MDTGKADRNAAYKKYKFFNRECKQGRSLFFLSVVLSGAALSISAGLTGCSQKDAPVPEPAETENYDLSVFTAQEPEEWRPVIKEFEERTGWNVKVETGSAKEMLSRLENKEAEWDVVFGISADALEEGKEYWQTYKDAWTGYSTVSFVILYNTNVVTYRELPTGWDSLLEPRWKGRVAVPDPLKSDMAAAALTEAAKNSEKEEFLDFLAENMQYQMPETFKEVEQGISDGRYSIGVTSEEAAKALLAAAQDVDYIYPEERGCLFEEGTAIRKGTPNIDAAEEFVDYTICDDTKWLLQTQLLRQPAKDAVTNKDTSAEDLKQRLLSQQEVLSTWKTIMEEKGNAVHEQ; this comes from the coding sequence ATGGATACAGGAAAAGCAGACAGAAATGCAGCATATAAAAAGTATAAATTTTTCAACAGGGAATGCAAACAAGGGCGTTCCCTGTTCTTTTTATCTGTTGTATTATCTGGGGCTGCATTATCCATTAGTGCAGGTCTTACAGGCTGCAGCCAGAAGGATGCTCCGGTGCCGGAACCGGCAGAAACAGAAAACTATGATCTGTCTGTATTTACAGCACAGGAACCAGAAGAATGGAGGCCTGTGATCAAGGAATTTGAAGAGCGAACCGGCTGGAATGTAAAGGTGGAAACAGGCTCAGCAAAGGAGATGCTTTCCCGGCTGGAAAACAAAGAGGCAGAATGGGATGTGGTTTTTGGTATCAGTGCGGATGCATTAGAAGAAGGAAAGGAATACTGGCAGACATATAAGGATGCCTGGACCGGATATTCGACCGTATCCTTTGTTATTTTATATAATACTAATGTAGTGACCTACAGAGAACTGCCAACTGGCTGGGATAGTTTGCTGGAACCACGGTGGAAAGGACGTGTGGCAGTGCCGGACCCCCTTAAGTCAGATATGGCGGCTGCCGCTCTTACAGAGGCGGCCAAAAACAGTGAAAAAGAAGAATTTCTGGATTTTTTAGCAGAAAATATGCAGTATCAGATGCCAGAAACCTTTAAAGAAGTGGAACAGGGCATTTCTGACGGCCGTTATTCCATTGGCGTTACCTCAGAAGAGGCAGCGAAAGCGCTGTTGGCTGCAGCGCAGGATGTAGATTATATTTATCCTGAAGAAAGGGGATGCCTTTTTGAAGAGGGAACTGCTATACGGAAAGGAACTCCCAATATAGATGCTGCAGAAGAATTTGTGGACTATACTATCTGCGATGATACAAAATGGCTTTTACAGACCCAGCTTTTACGTCAGCCTGCAAAAGATGCTGTTACCAATAAGGATACATCTGCTGAGGATCTGAAGCAGAGGCTTTTAAGTCAGCAGGAAGTTTTAAGTACCTGGAAGACCATTATGGAAGAAAAGGGCAATGCAGTTCATGAACAGTAA